Proteins encoded together in one Etheostoma cragini isolate CJK2018 chromosome 11, CSU_Ecrag_1.0, whole genome shotgun sequence window:
- the LOC117953226 gene encoding UDP-glucose:glycoprotein glucosyltransferase 1-like encodes MGFSCRVPCVKPLWNKTLRQKHLARAKDKKDWASAECALYVVDLKKFRKIAAGDRLRGQYQALSQDPNSLSNLDQDLPNNMIHQVAIKSLPQEWLWCETWCDDTSKVTAKTIDLCNNPKTKEPKLTAAARIVPEWVEYDNEIKQLLSRVQEQDTATQKQTPFPSQHKKDNRRDEL; translated from the exons ATGGGCTTCAGCTGTCGCGTTCCTTGTGTCAAGCCACTCTGGAACAAGACACTGCGTCAGAAGCATCTCGCCCGGGCTAAAGACAAAAAGGACTGGGCTTCTGCTGAGTG CGCTCTGTATGTAGTGGACTTGAAGAAGTTTAGGAAGATTGCCGCTGGGGACAGATTACGAGGCCAGTATCAAGCCCTGAGCCAAGACCCCAACAGTCTGTCCAACCTGGACCAG GACCTTCCTAACAACATGATCCACCAAGTGGCCATCAAGTCTCTTCCACAGGAGTGGTTGTGGTGTGAGACCTGGTGTGATGACACCTCTAAAGTCACAGCTAAGACTATAGACCTG TGCAATAACCCGAAGACCAAGGAGCCCAAGCTGACGGCTGCAGCAAGGATTGTGCCTGAGTGGGTTGAATATGACAACGAGATAAAACAGCTACTGAGTCGGGTCCAGGAACAGGACACAGCAACGCAAAAACAGACTCCCTTTCCCtcacaacataaaaaag ACAACCGGCGTGATGAACTTTAG